A window of Cohnella herbarum contains these coding sequences:
- a CDS encoding aminotransferase class I/II-fold pyridoxal phosphate-dependent enzyme — protein MDHNRTPLFDALRSHAKQNPVQFHIPGHKKGSGMDPEYREYIGQNILDIDLINIAPLDDLHQPVGVILEAQQLAADAFGADATYFSVQGTSTVIMTMILSVCGNGDKIIVPRNVHKSILSAIIFAGARPVFLSPVRDTNLGIDHGVTTRSVRRALERHPDASAVLIINPTYYGVCANLKEIVDLVHEYDVPVLVDEAHGALIHFSDELPLSAMQAGADMAATSIHKLGGSMTQSSILNVRKGLVNPQRVQTILSLLMTTSTSYPLLASLDTARRQLALHGKQLAERTVNLAKKARSAVNQIPGLYSFGDELLGDEATYDYDPTKLTIHVRHLGITGYDAENWLREHYRLEVELSDMYNILCLITPGDDEESIAILLESLKAMSDAYHADTNEIPEVIVKIPEIPHLALTPRDAFYGETELVPFKESAGRIIAEFIYVYPPGIPILLPGEVISQENVDYIIDHLEVGLPVKGPEDRSVTNVKVIMEETAIS, from the coding sequence TTGGATCATAATCGTACTCCGTTATTCGACGCGCTGCGTTCCCACGCGAAGCAGAATCCAGTGCAATTTCACATCCCGGGCCATAAGAAAGGCTCAGGTATGGATCCCGAGTATCGCGAATATATCGGACAAAACATTCTAGACATCGACTTGATCAATATCGCGCCGCTTGACGACTTGCATCAACCGGTCGGCGTCATTCTCGAAGCGCAACAGCTTGCCGCCGACGCCTTCGGAGCGGATGCAACCTATTTCTCCGTGCAGGGCACGAGCACGGTCATCATGACGATGATCTTGTCCGTATGCGGTAACGGCGACAAAATCATCGTGCCGCGTAACGTACACAAATCGATTCTGTCCGCGATTATTTTCGCAGGCGCTCGTCCCGTCTTCCTATCTCCTGTCAGAGATACGAATCTAGGGATTGATCACGGCGTAACGACTCGTTCCGTTCGAAGAGCCTTGGAACGTCACCCGGATGCCTCGGCGGTTCTGATCATTAACCCTACCTATTACGGAGTGTGCGCGAATCTTAAGGAAATCGTCGATCTGGTACACGAATACGATGTTCCGGTGCTCGTCGACGAAGCGCATGGCGCCTTGATTCATTTTTCCGACGAATTGCCTTTGTCCGCCATGCAAGCCGGAGCGGATATGGCCGCAACGAGTATTCATAAACTCGGCGGTTCGATGACCCAGAGCTCGATTCTAAACGTTCGCAAAGGCTTGGTTAATCCGCAACGCGTACAAACGATTCTGAGTTTGCTAATGACCACTTCTACCTCTTACCCATTGCTTGCTTCTCTGGACACGGCTCGACGTCAACTGGCTTTGCATGGTAAGCAGCTTGCGGAACGGACCGTGAATCTTGCGAAAAAAGCTCGTTCGGCCGTTAATCAAATTCCGGGGCTATACAGCTTCGGCGATGAACTGCTTGGGGATGAAGCGACCTACGACTACGATCCTACGAAATTGACGATACACGTACGTCATCTGGGCATCACCGGATACGATGCGGAAAATTGGCTTCGGGAGCACTACAGGCTTGAAGTTGAGCTTAGCGACATGTATAACATCCTCTGTCTCATCACTCCAGGCGATGACGAGGAATCGATTGCGATCTTGTTGGAATCCTTAAAAGCGATGTCCGATGCTTATCACGCGGATACGAATGAAATTCCGGAAGTTATCGTTAAAATACCGGAAATCCCGCATCTCGCCCTCACGCCTCGGGATGCTTTCTATGGGGAAACCGAACTCGTGCCCTTCAAGGAATCGGCCGGTCGAATCATTGCCGAGTTCATATACGTCTACCCGCCGGGTATTCCAATTCTTCTCCCGGGCGAAGTCATTTCGCAAGAAAACGTCGATTATATTATCGATCATCTCGAAGTTGGGCTTCCGGTCAAAGGTCCGGAAGATCGTTCCGTCACGAACGTAAAGGTCATTATGGAAGAAACGGCGATTTCCTGA
- a CDS encoding DUF1885 family protein — MSQSAYISLVQGSTVAEIDLDAVKGQLHHYREQMALTGQQLGWDYADAAFPYSIETKPEAKEQWFYLKGTNPLYRYIVVGTGTREDNGASVPYIHLVLPNDSTHGDKAKANELCKWIGKQLQAEVKMFNGRTIYFNPRK, encoded by the coding sequence ATGAGTCAAAGCGCTTACATTTCGCTTGTGCAAGGCTCGACCGTAGCCGAAATCGATCTGGACGCCGTTAAGGGACAGCTTCACCATTACCGGGAGCAAATGGCTTTAACCGGCCAACAGCTAGGCTGGGATTACGCCGATGCCGCGTTCCCGTATAGCATCGAGACTAAACCTGAAGCCAAAGAGCAATGGTTTTACCTGAAGGGGACTAATCCTCTCTACCGCTATATCGTTGTCGGAACCGGTACGCGGGAAGACAATGGTGCATCGGTACCTTATATTCACCTCGTCTTGCCGAACGATTCTACCCATGGGGACAAAGCGAAGGCGAACGAATTATGTAAATGGATCGGCAAACAACTGCAAGCCGAAGTGAAAATGTTTAACGGCCGTACGATCTATTTCAATCCTCGCAAATAA